GAGAACAGTTAGGAAAGGGCTTTCACAATAGCAAGGGTTAGAGAAGGTAACTCGGATTGTGGTGTTTGTAGTAGAGGTTATAAGTGATCAAACTGGGGGATATATTATTAAGATCAAGTCAAGAGGATTTGGTGACCAAGTGGGTATGTGGtataagagaaaaaaaggcaAGGATGATTTAGGATTTGGGTCTGAGGATGAATCAAGCTGCTATTTGTAAAGATAGATATGTCTTGGAAGAGAGCAGGTTTGAGTTGCACAAATCGAGTTCAGTTTGGGATAAAGGCTGGTGTTTATTAGAGATCTGACTAGGGATGCTGAATTGGTGGTTGTATATCTAAGACTGGCTTTCAGAGAAGGTCTGTGCTGGAAGTAGGAATTTTAGTGTAGGAACAGCAAAGATGGGCTCCCCTCGTGGCTTACCCACCTGCAACACGGGCTGCTGTCCACATGGTCACTAAGCGTCGAACACAACTGGGCACGGCTCGgcactgcaatgcaggacacaggtttgatccctgggtcaggaagatctcctggagaaaaaactgacaacccactccagtattcttgcctggaaaatcccatggattcccatggcaggctacagtccatgggggtcacaagagctggacaaaactcagtgactaaacatcaATGAAAGCTTTTAAAGCCACAGACTAGATGGAATTTCCTTGGAGCTGGCATAAACAAAGAAATGAGGTCCAAAGATTGAGCCTTCTTCAAGAGCTACCAGACGATGTTTCACCAAAAAGGAATAAACCGAGAAAAGAGGAAGATACATGATACGAAACTGGGGACTCTTGACATGGGAGGCAGAAAGAATCTCCTACTGACAGCaaaggagactccagaactacagGTCTCAAGAGTAATCTAGCTGGAGCTAGAGGATGAGTGTCCTGGAAAGGATATcatcaaaacacaaaaacaaatctGATTGAACATACTGAAATTAAACTATGGTTCAACATCTGGGGATGAATTAAGAGACAGGAACACAGAATGCTAAGCAGATGGAAGAACAAGGTAATTACTAACATTTTAAgtataaattatacatattatataaaacattatCTAATTATGAGAATTCCAGATGAAAAGGTATAAACTAAAAATCAAGAAATCATaatggagttccctggtggcctagtgataAGGATTCTGGGCTTTTGCTATTGAGGTCTAGGTTCAGTCCtttgtcagggaactgagatcctacaagcaATGTGGCATGGCcacgaaaaaagaaaaagaaaggaaaagaaatcatagTATAAGAATgtgactgggacttccctagtggtccattggctaagcctctgcacttccaatgcggCAAGGCAGGGTCAACCCCTcgccaggaactagatcccacatgtcgcaactaacaccaaaaataaagaaaaatgttacaGCAATTCCatgtatatccaaaagaattgaaaacaagtacatgtacatgaatgttcataacagcactacttgaaatagccaaaaggtggaagcaatccAAATATCTATCATCTGATGAACACATAAACAAATTATGGTATATACATACCTTATTATTcagtgggatattattcagccataaaattaataACCTAGATAACATGCTGCAATGTGAATGAGCTCCAAAaataccatactaagtgaaaacTAGACATTACAGGTCatacattgtatgattccatttataggaaatatccagaataggtaaaCCCTTATGAACAGAgagcagactggtggttgccaggagctgcaGGGAGAGAGTAAAGAGTGCTTTTTGAGTATAGTgattttgggatgatgaaaatgtttcagAACTAGGTAAGGGTGATGGTTGCAGAATGTACTAGGTGCCACCCAACTGTTCACTTTTAAATGATGTATTTTATGATGTCAATttcacctcaatttttaaaaacaatgtttagAAATCAGACAGCGCATTACATGTCAGGAAAACTGAAAGGGGTTGTCCTAGGCATTATACTGCAAAGTGGAAGGGCTGTTTATAGTGAAGTCCAATAAAATGGTATAAGACTTTTAAAACCAGATATATGGATAACTTCAGCTAAAAAATAAGATCAACATCTATCACTTGAAAAAAGACgatttttaaatgaagagaaCAGTTGTTGCAGGAAACCTTAAAATCCTAGGAGCTCATGTATGGGTAGATCTGGAGTTATATCCATATGCTGATTCCAACTCTGTCAAAATAGATACTACAAAGGAAAAGCATATGGGAACctttgaaaagaaagaacaaatgtcTAAGTCAGGAAGACAGATGAAGACAGACAATACTGTATTTAACAGAAgggtgaaacagaaaaaaaaaaaacatatttaaacaGACTAGcccacttaaaaaacaaaacgatCATTAGGGGAAAACGTCAGAGACAGTCTATCTTAAAGCTTCTATAGCAAAACTACCATAAACACAAATCAAAAGGCAGAGAATAAATTGGGGGAAATATTTGTAACAGAAAAGAGTAACATCTGGGAGTATCTCAAGGTAACTACAAGGCAAATTAGAGTACATAACATCTTCTATGGAATAAGAACCCACAACCAAGACAGAACAAGTAAAAAGATTATGGGATGATATTTGCAGCATGATGCGATGTCCATGTGCAAAGTGTTTCAATAACACGCAGTGATTTGGAGAGACTTAGGGTTTTCTCTGCATGACTTaactgcttagttgctcagctgtgtctgactctgtgaccccatggactgtagaccactaggctcctgtgtccatggagattctctaggcaagaatactggagtgggttgccatacccttctccaggggatcttcacgacctagggatggaaaccaggtgtcctgcatagcaggtggattctttaccatctgagccatcaagagAAGCCCTGCATGACTGCCACTTATTAAAAACTCATGTGATCCTCACAGTAACTTTTCATAAGATTCATGAAATTGGACCTCCCAAACCACATGGCCACAAGTAGCAGGACTGTTTCTGAAAGCCAAATTTGAACTTTCTGCCCAGTCAAAAAGACTGCAGGTggttttttacattattttgaagGAATTAAAATACCTcccaacacagttcagttcagtcattcagttgtgtctctttgcaaccccatgaattgcagcacgccaggcctccctgtccatcaccaactcccggagttcacccaaacccatgtccattgagtcggtgatgctatccagccatctcatcctctatcgtccccttctcctcctgcccccaagccctcccagcatcagtcttttccaatgagtcaactcttcacatgaggtggccaaagtactggagtttcagctttagcatcagtccttccaatgaacacccaggactgatctccttgcagtccaagggactctcaagagtcttctccaacaccacagttcaaaagcatcaattcttcggcgctcagctttcttcacagtccaactcacatccatatatgactactggaaaaaccatagccttgactagacggacctttcctgtcaaagaaatgtctctgcttttgaatatgctatctaggttggtcataactttccttccaaggagtaagcgtcttttaatttcatggctgcagtcaccatctgcagtgattttggagccccccaaaatgaagtctgacactgtttccactctttccccatctatttcctatgaacaGTCCTTAAACTGCTGGCTTGATGGCAAAGtcataaatatgtaaatacttcatgtaattaaaagaaaacCTAGAGATGCTTTGATACATCAAATGCTCCACATACCACCAGTTTTTAGCCCAGAGCCATCAATACCCAACTTTGCCTACCTTACCTAGAGTTCGCAAAGATCTTGCTGCTAACCTTGCTGTTACTCTTGGAAAAGCTTGCCTTACGTTATTTCTTGGTTTATGACAGTTAGCCACTTTTAAGACATAAACACAGCAGCACAGGGATTAGAAAATTACATCTAACAGTAGGGCTTGAATTgggtttggcagaaaccaacacgatactgtaaagcatttatccttcaattaaaaataaatttaaaaagaattgagTAGAATTTCCACACGTTTCCCCCTATTTGTGATTCCTCTATTCTCCCCACTAGGATGTGGGGCTGAGTCAGTTTGCAACCAACAGAGCTGGTAGGCAAGTACGTGCAGTGTTCTGAAGAACAAGGCGAAGTGGGTATCTCTACCCCCCGAGCCCAGCATCCCACAAGACATCAATGCTACTTATGATACTAGTCTCTTAAAAACAAAGGGCTTTGCATGACCATGTGATTTTGAACACAATTTTGATTACTACTTTGGTTAAAGCTTAAGGGATTAAACATTTATTCAAGTGATAAAACACCCAAAAAGTGGTACATACATATGGCTTGAATTTTCGGactcaaagggcttcccttgtggttcagctggtaaagaatctgcctgcaatgtggaagatctggatttgatccccaggttgtgaagatcccttggagaagggaaaggctacccactccagtattctggcctggagaattccatggactatggtccatggtgttgcaaagagacagacatgactgagcgactctcactatgttttaagaattaaatattcTGACAACACCCAACTAAGTAATTTTTATCATAACCCATCCAAAAGTTGCCAGCTTCATGGAGCTGAGCTCATCTCATGGTTCTTCCTGTTCCCTGAAGCCCTTCGTATGTTTGAGCATCACCCATAAGACTGGGATCAAATATTACTACTTCCAAGGTCCCTCCATACTAGAGATGCCCTCCCCTCCAGAGACACTTTCATGTCTATTTTTGATACTACACTGTAGATAACATGAAAGATCTACATCAAATGTATCCAAATTACTTAGAGATGTTTGTCAAAATGATGTTACCACTTCCTAGTTTCTTCCAGTACCCACCAATCACAGTGAAGTTACAAGCTGCTCAACTAGTTGAGCAGTGAAGGGATGCGATGGATAGATGCTATCTCATTGCTCCCTGTGGAATCACACAATTCTAATGCTGGAACGTATGTCCACATTAAAGAGATAAATACACAAACAGACAAATTTTTGGaccaaaaaaaaagtgacaaaacATGGTTCTGTTAAACAATGATTTTATTGCTTTAGTACAATACACACATTTATGCAACCAGGGCAGAGGCTGTGGATGACtcgctgaaagaaaaaaaaaggtggggggggagAGCTGGGTTAGTAAATAGTCCTCTATATTTATACataatctgtttaaaaaaaaaagtcctccgtATTCACACAATCTCTGAAAACAGCTATTTCCTAACAGTTAAAATAAATCTCTAATATATAAAATGCACCAAACAGATCAGTTCCTGAAATCAGTTCACTGGCATCAACCATAATATGAAGATGGTCACTTAGGCCTCCAAGAACTGGCCAGCATGAGGAAAAACTTTTCTGGTGGTAACTGTGAATGCTAGGATATTAATCATAGTGAGCTGtctattcaaaaattaaaacaatataagCACCTGGGAGCAGAAGAACTTAAATTTTACCCACAATCTGAAAGTGATTTAAAGAGCATGTTTGTGCTCTATACAAGTCTACAGAGGTACCACCCTTTGTATCAACAACACACAACCGCTCTACCTGTCTATGACTGTTTTCTTGCTATAATTAAGAACGGAAAGACCATATAGGCTCAATCTAAAACATTTACGATCAGTCCTTTTACTATAATTACTACTCTATTTAATACTTGGCCAACTCCTATTTTTGTCAACAAAAAGGGTTGATAACTTACTATTTCCAATTGGGGGGTAGGACTCGTTTGGTCTTGTAGTATCGAGCCAACCGGTGAATACGGCTCTCAATCAGAATCAGACGGAATTTAGCATCTTtatcctaaaaataaaattgacagaatTCAGGAAAACCACTTAAAACTAAACATCATTTTAACAGAAGACTGTATAGACACCATGCACTTTAATGAAAAATTGCTTAGTGTTGTTAACAGAACCAGAGCCTAGGGTTTGTGTGGCTAGATTAGGTCCTTAAGGGAATTTAGGGAattaacccccacccccacccctgaaaTCTCTTCTGGTGAAACTTTTATTTCAAAGCAAACACTGTGATTTGTTTGTGCCCCTTGGATAATTCAAATCATAGGCACTATATTTTACTGATATGAATTTAGTACAAATTCATCCTCTTACCTTTCTGTTCCTCTCAAGATGCTTTCGAACAGCAACAGCTTTCTTAATTAAATGATAGAGATCCTCAGGGAGATCAGGAGCAAGTCCTTTGGACTTAAGAATTCTCAAGATTTTGTTGCCTGTCACAAAACGTACTTGTGCAACACCATGAGAGTCTCTCAGGATCACACCTGGAAAGGGAGTAATATAAATTCCCACACCATACATACAAACTGGAGCATGTGATGTTAAGACTGAGATCATGTCACTTTCCaagtttcccatctgtaaaacacAGCTTACTTTTTATACATCAGACACCAAGGACAGAATGCACAAGCGAAGCTCACTCAGACATCCAAGGAAGGTTTACCCAACACTAAGGAAACCCTTTCTGGTGGAAACTGCGAATGTTGGAAGACCATCATCATAGTGAGCTTGCTATTGCTAGATCACAGGCCACCAAAAAATCAAGGAGTCGTCAAAACAGCACCATCTGACTACCCGACAGTCTcttcctctctctatatatacacacacctctGATTATGTATAACATCTCCACTAGACCATACACTCAACAGAAGGCTATGGTGCTTTTTTACAATGTCTGTATTCTCAGGATCCGGGATCACACAGCTGGCAAACATTTGCAGAATGAAGCCATTTGCACAAAGTCACACACAGCTGAGGTTCAACCCACACCTGTGAAAAAAGCAATGAGCACTCAGAGTAGCCAGTTCCAGCTTCTCCACTAACAGCTGTGTTCTGAGGCTTGTTTATATAGCTGCAACGTGCCTCAGTTCCCCCAACTTCAGGAAAACGTCTACTGTTTATTTGAAACTATGGTTGTCAGAATTAACTCATGTCATAAAATGGAAAGAGCTTATAACCACGCACCTAAGAGAGTGCCCAGCCCAAAGAAAATACTCATTAAACTTTGGAgcgcattttaattattttaccgTCTCCCAAATAAGAGCTTGAGAGTTTAGCAAAGGAGGGCTAGGCCTCAGTCAACGGTAAAGTCAGGAAAACGAGCAAAAAATTTTCAAACCACATGTGAGACATTTAGCCCCACTGTTTTCAGCACGTTACACGAGGTCAGGCTGAAAAGGCTACATTAAACAGACTCACTCACCGATCTGTGAGGGAGTCAGGCCCTTCTTGGCCAGTTTGTAGATCTGCTCCTTCACGTCGTCAGAAGTGAGCTTCAGCCACTGTTCGCGGGAGAGAAAGCGGCCTTAAGACGAGAAATCCGGGATGGAACCGAAGCGCAGCGGCCCTCTCCACCCTCAAAACTGCGCTCATGCACACGTGGTCCCCATCCTCCGAGGAACTGATGgcaaccccccccaccccacagcctCCCGGCCTCTCCTCGGTACCCGCACGGTACTTACGGTGGGGACGCTGCGGCGGTAGGGCAGAGCCGACTGGGACAGGCCCTTCCTGGAGAGAAAAGCCGTACCGGGGTGAGGAAGGGAGCCCAGCCACAGCAACCCCAAACCTTATCCCCTCGACCCGCTGCCTACgctccttcctttccctccaCCTCTAGACTCAGCCTTGCAACCCGCTCATAAACCCTAGCTCACCCGGGAGCGTGCATGCGACCCATGATGGCGGCGGTGTGGTAGCAAAAGGAGAGAAAGGGTGGGAAAGCCGCAGGAAGCCACCCTCCACGCAGGAAGTGACCTCACACGTCCTGGCTTCCGCTCCTGCAGGAGGCGGAGCTTCGCTGCGCGGTTCCCGGCGTCTACGTGACTACATGTCCCAGAATGCACTTGGACGTGGACTACACTTCCCGGCAGGCATCGGTGTTTGAGAGGGCACTAGGCCGGAGCGGAAAAAAGGATCCGCCTCCGGTTTGGGCAGTTGAATCCAGTTGAGTCTCTGGAGACACTGCTTACCCAGGATACTGTGGATTTTGCTGCTGGACTGGGAGTGCGCTGGGAGCACATAGAGCTTCAGGGGTTCCCCGGCCTtgggcaaagtggttatctgcgTCCCGTGACCAGCGAGTTTGGGCGGCAGAGTTCATCCATACACTATTGCTCATCCAGTCAGCTGCGCCCAGGCTTGTCTTCACTCTAGTTACCTCAAGTATGTCCCTGCCCTTAAAATATTCAgaagggggaattccctggccggCTAGTGGTTATGATACTTGCCCTCACTGCCTAAGGCCTCAGTtggatacctggtcagggaaccaagatccacCAAGCCTGCAGAGcatagccaaaatttaaaaaaaaaagcttacaatAGCATGATAATAAGGGCTGCCTGTAGCCAACTGGTAACATTTCTTATCTCTAGTTGTAATCTTTCAGGGGAGAGGTGCACGACTACAAGCTGTCTGGTCCTGACCTCTGTCATTTCAcagtcattttacatttttaaaaaaactcgtACATAATCCGTCCTCTGCTTTCCCTGTTGGTAACCAaagtttgttttatatatgttagttttgtaagtaagttcctttgtactattttttagattccatatataaatcaattcagtcgctcagtcgtgtcagaatctttgcgaccccaaggactggagcacaccaggcttctctgtccgtcaccatctctgGGAATTTATTCgagctcacgtccattgagttggtgatgccgtccaactatctcaacctctgtcagccccttctcccgccttcaatctttcccagcatctgggtcttttcaaatgagtctgttcttcacatcaggtggctaaattattgaagcttcagcttcagcatcagtccacccaatgaatgttcaggactgatccaagggactctcaagagtcttctccaacaccacagttcttcagtgcaactctcacatccatacatgactactggaaaaaccatagctttgactagacagacctttgttggcaaagtaatgtagtATTTATCTGTctataatctttaggtccattcCTGTTGCtgaaatgtcattatttcattcttttaatggctgagtaatacacactggggcttccctggtggctcaagcggTAAAAAGattcagcctgcaatgtgggagacatgagttcgatcccggggttaggaagaccccttggagaagagaatgactacccactccagtattcttgcct
This portion of the Capra hircus breed San Clemente chromosome 15, ASM170441v1, whole genome shotgun sequence genome encodes:
- the RPS13 gene encoding 40S ribosomal protein S13 — protein: MGRMHAPGKGLSQSALPYRRSVPTWLKLTSDDVKEQIYKLAKKGLTPSQIGVILRDSHGVAQVRFVTGNKILRILKSKGLAPDLPEDLYHLIKKAVAVRKHLERNRKDKDAKFRLILIESRIHRLARYYKTKRVLPPNWKYESSTASALVA